One region of Pseudomonas sp. B21-040 genomic DNA includes:
- a CDS encoding EAL domain-containing protein, translating to MNHNEALSLNLGVGACSVLLVEDHAFQREYVAQQLRANVGVCVDCAANGLEALQLLKRKYYNLVVCDLAMPIMDGVIFIKRLCELKDKPHIIVLSAQSESIIQLVQKLAISLGIQYFCALTKPLVMAEFIEAMQAFDQQHNGIAAVECLRPTLNINSEEILEGLIRKQFAPWYQPQYDLDTGRIVGVEVLARWNHPVRGLLPPSIFMDTIIKSNWTHHLNSMLLDSALHAQSVWRKRGQDLTISFNIPVSLLAEESLPERLLNIVDDCGGDPTTLMLELTETTVTDHFSEYLAGAARLKLQGFKLSIDDYGTGYSSLLNLMSVPFDEIKLDRVFVHGAHKNLAAQAALESSMSLAHRLNMKVIAEGVEDPEDLNLLRRLGCHTAQGFLLGKPMTESALEELLFGFK from the coding sequence ATGAACCATAATGAAGCACTAAGTCTGAATCTCGGTGTTGGCGCTTGCTCTGTGTTGTTGGTTGAAGATCATGCGTTTCAGCGAGAGTACGTTGCCCAACAGTTACGTGCCAATGTAGGCGTATGCGTCGATTGCGCAGCTAACGGCCTCGAGGCGTTACAGTTGCTGAAACGCAAGTACTACAATTTGGTTGTTTGCGATCTTGCAATGCCGATTATGGATGGGGTTATATTTATCAAACGCTTATGTGAGTTAAAGGACAAGCCTCATATAATCGTGCTTTCTGCGCAGTCAGAATCAATTATACAGCTGGTGCAGAAGTTAGCCATCTCATTGGGCATCCAGTATTTTTGTGCTTTGACTAAGCCTTTGGTGATGGCTGAGTTCATTGAGGCGATGCAAGCCTTTGATCAGCAGCATAATGGAATAGCCGCTGTGGAATGTTTGCGACCAACTTTGAACATAAATTCCGAAGAGATACTGGAAGGCTTGATTCGCAAACAGTTTGCACCGTGGTATCAGCCGCAATATGACCTCGACACAGGTCGCATTGTCGGAGTAGAGGTGCTCGCGCGTTGGAATCACCCGGTGCGCGGGCTTTTGCCGCCGTCTATATTTATGGACACTATAATCAAGTCAAACTGGACCCATCACCTTAATTCGATGTTGTTAGATAGTGCTTTGCATGCGCAATCAGTCTGGCGAAAACGAGGTCAAGATTTGACTATTTCTTTCAACATCCCTGTTTCTCTGCTCGCGGAAGAGTCGCTGCCTGAGCGCTTGCTCAATATTGTCGACGACTGTGGTGGCGACCCGACAACACTGATGCTGGAATTGACCGAGACCACGGTGACTGATCACTTCAGCGAGTACCTGGCGGGTGCTGCACGTCTTAAATTGCAAGGCTTCAAGTTGTCTATCGACGATTACGGAACGGGATATTCATCTTTGCTCAACCTGATGTCGGTGCCTTTCGACGAAATCAAGCTAGACCGTGTCTTTGTACACGGTGCACACAAAAACCTGGCTGCACAGGCTGCGCTCGAGAGCAGTATGTCCCTTGCTCACCGCCTGAACATGAAAGTCATTGCCGAAGGCGTGGAAGACCCAGAAGACCTCAATTTGCTACGGCGTTTGGGATGTCATACGGCGCAAGGCTTTTTGTTGGGTAAGCCCATGACCGAAAGCGCACTTGAAGAATTGTTGTTTGGATTTAAGTAG
- a CDS encoding ParB family protein, with amino-acid sequence MKKLSQEQITDKLHQDNFPRGPELERLSDPLTDTPMLVTLEQLRPYEHNPRFIRNPLYDDIKASIRERGLDQPPPITRRPGEGYFIIRNGGNTRLAILGELWQETRDERFFRIHCLFRPWANEITTLLGHLAESDLHGQLTFIERALAVAKLKSMLEPDGAALSQRELARRLAAGGYPISQSHISRMLDTLEHLLPAIPQTLYAGLGKPQIERLIGLRSQAERTWNRYPTATIAFAEFWLETLGDFDADPGYFDLEQIQDELLVRMSRLHGQSYRMLALELSDTQRVISTPGVVVATPSENSHPPSVGEAAPGPSSSESHPQSTEPRTQTETAREEVLTPPETNVVSAISPSSRVQQIREQIDRETATETAPTDEGCTIDDICPIAPALDSPEQLRLAIAGLAREMAAYAGHPESIIDQPHGLGFALDMERVDLTTPRSTSIHLLLLALLRAQDDVNWEDRKQLPSALFGQLLLGIYQLPLTGRPAVDVGLERLPDSLLIKLYRLIRLARRLIDLTLPPDDNSPKELP; translated from the coding sequence ATGAAGAAGCTCAGTCAGGAGCAAATCACCGACAAGCTGCATCAGGACAACTTTCCTCGGGGTCCAGAGCTGGAACGACTGTCCGATCCGCTCACCGACACGCCTATGCTGGTCACGCTGGAGCAGTTGCGGCCCTACGAACACAACCCTCGCTTCATCCGTAATCCGCTATACGACGATATCAAGGCGTCGATCCGGGAACGTGGGTTGGATCAACCACCACCGATTACCCGCCGCCCGGGAGAAGGCTATTTCATCATCCGCAATGGCGGTAATACGCGCCTGGCGATTCTTGGCGAACTGTGGCAGGAAACCCGTGACGAGCGTTTCTTTCGTATTCATTGTCTGTTCCGACCTTGGGCCAATGAAATCACCACCCTACTCGGCCATCTGGCCGAAAGCGATCTGCACGGACAACTCACATTCATCGAACGAGCACTGGCTGTGGCCAAACTCAAATCCATGCTCGAACCAGATGGCGCTGCGCTCTCGCAACGGGAGCTGGCACGACGTCTTGCAGCTGGTGGCTATCCCATTTCGCAGTCACATATCAGCCGGATGCTGGACACCCTTGAACACTTACTGCCCGCCATTCCACAAACCCTGTATGCCGGATTGGGTAAGCCGCAGATCGAACGCCTGATCGGCCTACGTAGCCAGGCTGAACGAACCTGGAACCGTTATCCAACCGCCACCATTGCGTTCGCCGAATTTTGGCTCGAGACCCTGGGCGACTTCGATGCCGATCCCGGATACTTCGATCTTGAGCAGATCCAGGATGAACTGCTCGTGCGCATGAGCCGTTTGCACGGACAGTCTTACCGCATGTTGGCCCTGGAGCTGAGCGACACCCAACGGGTCATCTCGACGCCTGGCGTTGTCGTCGCCACCCCCTCAGAGAACAGCCATCCGCCGAGCGTTGGTGAAGCCGCGCCAGGACCTTCCTCCTCCGAGTCCCATCCCCAATCAACTGAGCCCAGAACCCAGACCGAAACAGCGCGAGAGGAAGTGCTCACACCACCTGAAACGAATGTTGTATCAGCGATCAGCCCTTCGTCACGCGTTCAACAGATTCGCGAACAGATCGATCGCGAGACCGCCACCGAAACAGCACCGACCGACGAAGGCTGCACGATCGACGACATCTGTCCCATTGCACCAGCACTGGATAGCCCCGAACAACTGCGTTTAGCCATCGCCGGACTGGCGCGGGAAATGGCCGCCTATGCCGGACATCCCGAGAGCATCATCGATCAGCCGCATGGATTGGGTTTTGCCCTGGATATGGAGCGGGTAGATCTTACGACACCTCGCTCTACCAGCATTCACCTACTGCTCCTGGCCCTGTTGCGCGCTCAAGACGACGTGAACTGGGAGGATCGCAAACAACTGCCCTCAGCCCTGTTTGGCCAGCTGTTGCTGGGGATCTATCAACTCCCGCTGACAGGTCGTCCCGCCGTGGACGTAGGACTGGAGCGACTGCCCGACAGTTTGTTAATCAAGCTGTATCGGCTGATTCGTTTGGCTCGCCGTCTGATCGACTTAACGCTCCCCCCTGATGACAACTCACCGAAGGAGCTGCCATGA
- a CDS encoding STY4528 family pathogenicity island replication protein produces MNTAPSSRWQRVLQQCTQQLSERWPTRPTTEQPSYQALQAGFLFSGQSHEVVPRRLLLDHRLTPLERNAWQVFRLMLQGQGVVTPRYEDLQPYLSSVPYGASASRETIARVLTMLRLTRWLSLVSRSRDQLSGRLQGSLYILHDEPLTSAEAMELDQDYLELVGHCLTHKAKAVRIVAQHVVTEVRQDTDIDQSRLPTRLDSWDEHWTQQGLDLATDDALHDSELGDDHRVRNRAGPRSDSEPGLNAPISGSVRNPNAACTVLKESICTVPRATPAVDNLHWPDPLQLSPSERQSVAVALNKLKPADRQMVLNEAGARCKAGGIRKPAAYLMGLIQRALNGDFHPWASQTEPSPIAEPPPTGPSRPSRQQGEPASVLAQVCLNELRQLRGKRPGRQ; encoded by the coding sequence ATGAACACTGCCCCTTCCAGTCGCTGGCAGCGTGTCCTGCAGCAATGCACCCAGCAGCTGAGTGAACGCTGGCCCACACGCCCTACCACTGAACAGCCCTCCTACCAGGCTCTGCAGGCTGGCTTTCTGTTCAGCGGCCAATCACACGAAGTCGTGCCACGTCGGTTGCTGTTGGATCATCGGCTGACGCCACTGGAACGTAATGCCTGGCAGGTGTTTCGACTCATGCTGCAAGGCCAGGGTGTGGTCACGCCCCGCTATGAGGATTTGCAACCTTACCTGTCGAGCGTGCCCTATGGCGCGTCAGCCTCCCGTGAAACCATCGCTCGCGTCTTGACGATGCTCAGGCTGACGCGCTGGCTCAGCTTGGTGAGTCGTAGCCGCGATCAGCTCAGCGGGCGCCTACAAGGTTCTCTGTACATCCTGCACGATGAACCGTTAACTTCCGCCGAAGCCATGGAACTGGATCAGGATTACCTGGAGCTGGTCGGACATTGCCTCACACATAAAGCCAAGGCGGTGCGAATTGTCGCTCAGCACGTTGTGACAGAGGTCCGCCAAGACACGGATATCGATCAGAGTCGCCTCCCCACCCGGCTCGACAGCTGGGACGAACACTGGACGCAGCAAGGATTGGATTTGGCAACCGATGACGCGTTACACGATTCCGAACTGGGTGACGATCACCGCGTTCGGAATCGTGCAGGCCCTCGTTCGGATTCCGAACCGGGCTTGAACGCCCCTATCTCCGGCAGCGTTCGGAATCCGAATGCCGCCTGTACTGTATTAAAAGAAAGTATTTGTACTGTACCGCGCGCGACCCCAGCGGTGGATAACCTGCACTGGCCCGATCCACTGCAGCTGAGTCCAAGCGAGCGTCAGTCCGTCGCCGTGGCACTGAATAAGCTCAAACCAGCGGATCGTCAGATGGTGCTCAACGAAGCGGGGGCACGCTGCAAGGCAGGAGGTATCCGCAAGCCCGCGGCCTATCTGATGGGTCTGATCCAGCGCGCACTGAACGGTGATTTTCATCCTTGGGCAAGTCAGACAGAGCCCTCCCCCATTGCAGAACCGCCGCCAACAGGCCCATCACGCCCGTCCCGACAACAGGGCGAACCCGCCTCCGTCCTCGCCCAAGTGTGCCTGAATGAGTTGCGCCAACTGCGCGGCAAACGTCCTGGACGTCAGTAG
- a CDS encoding AlpA family transcriptional regulator, translating to MSIQPSPIAEAPLPQVERHIMRRDEVERKTGFKRAHIYNLMKEGKFPQAKRIGLRAVGWDSLEIERWVVERLGQQA from the coding sequence ATGTCCATCCAACCCTCCCCCATCGCTGAAGCACCTCTACCACAAGTCGAACGTCACATCATGCGGCGCGACGAAGTGGAGCGGAAAACCGGCTTCAAACGCGCGCACATCTACAACCTGATGAAGGAAGGGAAATTCCCGCAAGCCAAACGCATTGGATTGCGTGCAGTCGGTTGGGACTCGCTGGAGATCGAACGGTGGGTCGTTGAGCGTTTGGGCCAACAGGCCTGA
- a CDS encoding DUF2857 domain-containing protein: MSPSFNVLNQAMLTQVLHELRLGNLQRCKALGLSEDDIYLLQSLPPTTLSRLAHATVSWVEVKIDSPVLHRLIEQADHDEQNERLINRALKLGASSTIMYQRFGLAHSETALRRRLLKIETRKGRPQHLSEAQEHALWQRWCQLRAQDGTEDQLDAMMMLAEEQQISLTIVWQQIDQYSNGA, translated from the coding sequence ATGAGCCCGTCCTTCAATGTGCTCAACCAGGCCATGCTGACCCAGGTACTGCATGAGCTACGCCTGGGCAATCTGCAACGCTGTAAGGCACTCGGATTGAGTGAGGACGACATCTACCTGCTGCAATCTTTACCCCCCACCACGCTATCGCGCCTGGCCCATGCCACGGTATCTTGGGTCGAGGTCAAGATCGACTCGCCAGTGCTGCACCGGCTGATCGAGCAAGCCGACCACGACGAACAGAACGAGCGCTTGATCAACCGAGCGCTCAAGCTAGGCGCCAGCAGCACCATCATGTATCAGCGCTTCGGCTTGGCGCATTCGGAAACTGCCCTGCGCCGACGTCTGCTCAAGATAGAAACCCGTAAGGGTCGCCCTCAGCATTTGAGCGAAGCGCAGGAACATGCGCTCTGGCAGCGATGGTGCCAGCTACGCGCGCAGGACGGAACCGAGGATCAGCTCGATGCCATGATGATGCTGGCCGAAGAACAACAGATCAGTTTGACCATCGTTTGGCAGCAGATCGACCAGTACAGCAACGGAGCATGA
- a CDS encoding PFL_4669 family integrating conjugative element protein — protein MADHYQLNLGSLRSSITLTLHTHHAARIWQGRTAREGVHSIMGMAGYISVTNLIKQTAAQDDPYADWAIVQLEEKLMQAKAGMLELTQQLDRITQELPTQIDMGDNLNIHPVTLPLFISSQLGFLAVYLLTDYDTLVRRTLLAHHTALIGRVDMEAWIDDGAHLLRSLFGQAQRYRHAGVTRDDMAANNARALAAVEKFGLPPMDILEGHRRSQFAPPIIRHGAVAVDDADALAEEAGELSATVDEPEDEA, from the coding sequence GTGGCCGATCACTACCAACTCAACCTGGGGTCATTGCGCAGCAGCATCACCTTGACCCTGCACACTCACCATGCCGCCCGTATCTGGCAAGGTCGAACCGCACGCGAAGGCGTCCACTCGATCATGGGCATGGCCGGTTACATCAGTGTCACCAACCTGATCAAACAAACTGCGGCCCAGGACGATCCCTATGCCGACTGGGCCATCGTGCAGCTCGAAGAAAAACTGATGCAAGCCAAGGCTGGAATGCTGGAACTGACCCAACAGCTGGATCGGATCACACAGGAGCTGCCGACACAGATCGACATGGGCGACAACCTCAACATCCACCCTGTCACCTTGCCGTTGTTCATCAGCAGCCAGCTGGGCTTTCTGGCGGTCTACCTGCTGACCGACTACGACACCCTGGTGCGCCGGACCCTATTGGCCCATCACACAGCCCTGATTGGCCGCGTCGACATGGAAGCCTGGATCGACGACGGTGCCCATCTGTTGCGCAGCCTGTTCGGCCAGGCACAGCGCTATCGGCATGCTGGCGTCACGCGCGATGACATGGCGGCAAACAATGCCCGCGCCCTGGCGGCCGTTGAGAAATTTGGGTTACCTCCGATGGACATCCTTGAGGGGCATCGCCGCTCCCAGTTCGCGCCACCGATCATTCGTCATGGTGCGGTGGCAGTGGATGACGCTGACGCGCTGGCAGAGGAGGCAGGAGAGCTATCTGCAACGGTGGATGAGCCGGAGGACGAAGCATGA
- a CDS encoding ParA family protein has product MRVVSVVSTKGGVGKTTVAANLGGLLADAGLRVLLLDLDSQPTLSSYYALSQKAVAGAYELIALNLTTPAQIVSRTVIAGLDLILSNDDQGRLPPLLLHAPDGRLRLRNLLANFLPHFDLLLIDTQGARSVLLEMAILASDLALSPITPEMLAARELHRGTLKLLSDLEPFRHLGIPPPPLRLLLNQVNSIRVDTRMIIRGMRETFAEATNISVLDTVIPDRVPYLNAASLGLPVHRIETRRSRERRSPSALESMQALAIELFPEWREAISRVSRCAEVQ; this is encoded by the coding sequence ATGCGCGTGGTATCGGTGGTTTCCACCAAAGGTGGGGTAGGCAAAACCACAGTAGCCGCCAATCTCGGCGGCCTATTGGCGGATGCTGGCCTACGCGTCCTGCTGCTCGATCTGGATAGCCAACCCACCCTCTCCAGCTATTACGCCTTGAGCCAGAAAGCTGTTGCTGGTGCGTACGAGCTCATTGCACTCAACTTAACAACGCCTGCGCAGATTGTTTCCAGGACAGTGATTGCAGGGCTGGACCTGATCCTCTCCAATGACGATCAAGGCCGACTGCCCCCCTTGCTGCTGCATGCCCCCGATGGGCGATTACGGCTGCGCAATTTGCTGGCCAATTTCCTCCCCCATTTTGACCTGCTTTTGATCGACACTCAGGGCGCACGTAGCGTGCTGCTAGAGATGGCCATCCTGGCTTCCGATCTCGCCCTCTCGCCCATCACCCCGGAAATGCTTGCCGCCCGCGAACTGCACCGCGGCACCTTGAAGCTGCTCAGCGACCTCGAACCCTTCCGCCACCTGGGCATTCCACCGCCACCCTTGCGACTGTTGCTGAACCAGGTGAATAGCATTCGAGTGGACACACGGATGATCATCCGGGGCATGCGCGAGACTTTCGCCGAAGCTACCAATATCTCGGTTCTGGATACCGTAATTCCGGACAGAGTGCCGTATCTCAATGCCGCCTCCCTCGGCTTACCGGTCCACCGAATCGAGACTCGTCGCTCACGTGAACGACGCTCTCCATCCGCACTGGAAAGCATGCAAGCGCTGGCCATCGAACTATTCCCGGAGTGGCGCGAAGCGATCTCTAGGGTGAGCAGGTGCGCGGAGGTTCAATGA
- a CDS encoding ATP-binding protein, translating to MIKNKRSLFFSNGLILHPRFALSLIGCLSVAFVLGVLGSVAMYCYATVMSEISDYRKVFNNGYTQSRDFFESKELLLAGIIKSVDVVPDATPSKNVPDRKAFHYDSGTTVKDWGELWHLSAPLRRDLKESNVNIIYVNRETGEAQYVFKAQSSVSDNLKDVSVQLQDAELDSNLAGVKLFRLGSGDERKSYVFEPISPRLMPTEWLGLEVPYKQVHESIAHEIDAAPDRAIHFLLLDENGKLVDGAPKQGEGEPVDDVFLDALKLQPEGFFCFSAPIFKITLKKELGGRQRWVVYYASYLDIFRQVKYTFLFGLGLFIASIVSALISIRYIKRAVFLPAQEQAVQLLEREAFNRTMLELAPVGICVLNRKTGELMIQSEKAKRLLALSVEVNGHCQSLREYFLTIPLNAQGIPFGMGVAAIAANDRTPCYIQVSLAELQYNDQPVLFCSFVDDSERRNAELMLAAAKEAADQANSAKSTFLAMMSHEIRTPLYGVLGTLELLGNTALLPRQRDYLGTIELSSSNLLQIINDILDFSKIEAHQLALEAESFNLVELVEGVARGFVPLARKKRVQLFCCLQPDLPLLIGDRNRLQQVLNNLLSNAVKFTDSGKIVVRLTGAVVEAGQVLVKLQITDSGVGISKMSQATLFEPFTQADNSTSRRFGGTGLGLSICRRLAQLMGGEIELVSELGLGSSFTLSLQLPVAGPSNSIHLHGLPTVHIAAGTHDQCETLQALILHAGGQAQPLSQTLPVCAPAEYLLVAWPHHTEISSANGFAGIIWLDPADAPTPQWREDGWHVSSLSQQGLLQALQYLSGNTPDVTKITAGQLPLASRKLRVLAVEDHPVNQQVLTEQLEHLGCHVTMAAHGLEALQRWQRGETYDVMLTDVNMPQLDGYQLTRWLRDRGINVPIVGVTANARAEDGEHCRLAGMNEYLTKPVSLAALRQVLDSLWKLS from the coding sequence ATGATCAAGAATAAGCGCTCTCTTTTTTTTTCGAATGGTTTGATATTGCATCCACGCTTCGCATTGAGCCTGATTGGTTGTTTGTCAGTTGCATTTGTGTTGGGCGTACTGGGCAGCGTCGCGATGTATTGTTATGCAACGGTCATGTCCGAAATCTCTGATTATCGTAAGGTGTTCAATAATGGCTATACGCAAAGCCGGGATTTTTTCGAATCCAAGGAGCTGCTGCTTGCCGGCATAATTAAGTCCGTGGATGTAGTTCCTGATGCAACGCCGTCGAAAAATGTGCCAGACAGAAAAGCTTTTCACTATGATTCTGGCACTACAGTCAAGGATTGGGGGGAGCTGTGGCACCTTTCTGCGCCGTTGCGACGGGATCTTAAAGAGTCGAACGTCAACATCATCTATGTGAATAGGGAGACTGGTGAGGCGCAGTATGTTTTCAAAGCTCAATCGAGTGTGTCCGATAATCTGAAGGACGTATCCGTTCAATTGCAAGATGCTGAACTGGACAGCAACCTGGCAGGAGTGAAGTTGTTTCGCCTTGGCAGTGGAGACGAAAGAAAGTCATACGTGTTCGAGCCCATTTCACCTCGTCTCATGCCTACCGAGTGGCTTGGTCTGGAGGTGCCGTATAAACAGGTGCATGAATCCATTGCACACGAAATCGATGCGGCTCCGGATCGGGCTATCCATTTTTTGCTTCTCGATGAAAATGGCAAGCTCGTTGACGGGGCACCGAAGCAGGGTGAAGGGGAGCCCGTGGACGACGTCTTCCTGGATGCGTTGAAACTACAACCAGAGGGTTTTTTCTGTTTTAGCGCACCTATCTTCAAAATAACCTTGAAAAAAGAGCTCGGCGGACGGCAGCGCTGGGTGGTCTATTATGCAAGCTATCTGGATATTTTCAGGCAGGTTAAATACACATTCCTGTTCGGTCTGGGTCTTTTCATTGCATCGATTGTCTCAGCATTAATATCGATAAGGTATATCAAACGGGCTGTGTTTCTTCCTGCACAAGAACAGGCCGTTCAGCTTCTCGAACGAGAGGCGTTCAACCGGACAATGCTTGAATTAGCCCCCGTGGGCATCTGTGTGCTCAATCGAAAAACCGGCGAGCTGATGATCCAGAGTGAAAAAGCCAAGCGATTACTGGCATTAAGCGTTGAGGTAAATGGGCACTGCCAAAGCTTGCGCGAATATTTCTTGACCATTCCGTTGAATGCTCAAGGGATTCCTTTTGGCATGGGGGTCGCAGCTATTGCGGCTAATGACAGAACGCCCTGTTACATTCAGGTTTCATTGGCAGAGCTGCAATACAACGATCAACCAGTACTGTTCTGTTCGTTCGTCGATGATAGCGAACGCCGGAATGCCGAGTTGATGCTGGCTGCAGCGAAAGAGGCAGCCGACCAAGCCAACTCCGCCAAATCAACGTTTCTAGCAATGATGAGTCACGAAATTCGCACGCCACTTTATGGTGTGCTTGGCACACTCGAACTGTTGGGCAACACTGCATTGCTACCGCGCCAGCGGGACTATCTGGGCACCATAGAATTGTCATCCAGTAACCTGTTGCAGATCATCAACGACATTCTCGACTTTTCAAAAATTGAAGCCCACCAACTTGCATTGGAAGCCGAGTCGTTTAATTTGGTTGAACTGGTCGAAGGCGTTGCACGGGGTTTCGTACCTTTAGCGCGAAAGAAACGTGTACAGCTTTTCTGCTGTTTGCAGCCAGACTTGCCTCTTCTCATCGGTGACCGCAATCGTCTTCAGCAGGTATTGAATAACCTGCTGAGCAATGCCGTAAAATTTACTGACAGTGGGAAAATCGTCGTTCGCCTGACCGGAGCTGTAGTCGAAGCGGGTCAGGTTCTTGTCAAGCTGCAAATCACGGATTCGGGCGTGGGTATCTCCAAAATGTCCCAAGCCACGCTTTTCGAGCCCTTCACGCAGGCCGATAATTCGACCTCGCGCCGGTTTGGTGGGACTGGCCTGGGACTTTCGATTTGCCGCAGACTGGCCCAGTTGATGGGGGGAGAGATAGAGCTGGTCAGCGAGTTAGGGCTTGGCAGCAGTTTTACCCTATCGCTGCAGCTCCCGGTTGCCGGGCCCTCCAATTCAATCCATCTTCACGGCTTGCCTACCGTTCACATTGCGGCCGGTACCCATGATCAATGTGAAACGTTGCAGGCCCTGATCCTTCATGCGGGCGGTCAAGCGCAGCCGTTGTCGCAAACGCTGCCAGTGTGCGCACCTGCCGAGTACTTGTTGGTAGCCTGGCCACATCATACTGAGATCTCCTCTGCGAATGGTTTCGCCGGCATTATCTGGCTGGATCCTGCAGACGCGCCGACGCCGCAATGGCGTGAAGACGGCTGGCATGTGAGCAGCTTGAGTCAACAAGGCCTGCTACAAGCATTACAATACCTGAGTGGGAATACGCCGGATGTAACAAAAATAACTGCTGGGCAGCTGCCATTGGCGTCCAGAAAGCTGCGAGTGCTGGCAGTCGAGGATCACCCGGTCAATCAACAGGTACTGACCGAGCAACTTGAGCATTTAGGCTGCCATGTCACGATGGCTGCTCACGGTCTGGAAGCCCTGCAACGCTGGCAGCGGGGTGAAACATACGATGTGATGTTGACCGACGTAAACATGCCACAGCTTGATGGTTATCAATTGACCCGATGGCTGAGGGATAGAGGAATTAACGTTCCCATCGTGGGCGTTACTGCTAATGCCCGAGCTGAAGATGGCGAGCATTGCCGGCTTGCGGGCATGAACGAGTACTTGACCAAGCCGGTTTCTCTGGCCGCGTTGAGGCAAGTCCTTGACAGCCTCTGGAAACTTTCATAA